A window of Sphingobacterium sp. SRCM116780 contains these coding sequences:
- a CDS encoding peptide MFS transporter, with protein MSQASNAAFSEGASTDFYKSTILGQRSGLFVLFFTEMWERFSFYGMRVLLIQFLTATVLKGGWAWSAEQAGALYGTYAMMLYLTPILGGIIADKYIGSRQAVIIGAIIMTIGHGAMAFDTPTMFFIGLVCLVIGTGFFKPNMPSILGEMYKDLPEKKDGAYTIFYMGVNAGAFFGMMLCGYIAETQGWHWGFGLAGIFMFLGTLQFVFAKPLMGNLGVLNKSKEHKEIKSLEESDTRNPFTSLDYLLIAIISVIGFLYAFNDPLSKNGIVDMFSALDLPFLRGQYLMIIIALILFIYLIISRILRYDKVVRDRMFAVVFLGFFLIFFFMSFEQGATSLVLVARDNIDRSLTGGTLTIFNVLNALLTVVPLALISYVLIKLAQATWKKIALSNVILIICFALIWGAVIWMLKNEFSKETSEIKVSWFSTLNSFFIIALASTVSKLWESKYNPSAAMKYGYGLILVAIGYLIIGLGSWGIAEGVKISMIFLVLTYLFHTLGELFISPVGLSYVSKLVPARMLAFMFGIWYLAIAIAQKVAAVLGGQVETIQQEYSLSHFFFLFTAIPAAAGLLVMVLNPIIKKLMHGIK; from the coding sequence ATGAGTCAAGCATCTAATGCTGCATTTTCAGAAGGTGCATCCACAGATTTTTATAAATCAACTATTTTAGGACAACGCTCCGGATTATTTGTACTTTTCTTTACTGAAATGTGGGAGCGTTTTTCATTCTACGGAATGCGTGTTTTATTAATCCAATTTTTAACAGCAACGGTATTAAAAGGAGGATGGGCATGGAGTGCCGAACAAGCAGGAGCATTATATGGAACTTATGCGATGATGCTGTACCTTACCCCAATACTAGGTGGGATTATTGCCGATAAATACATCGGATCTCGACAAGCGGTAATAATTGGAGCCATCATTATGACGATCGGCCATGGGGCTATGGCATTCGATACGCCAACGATGTTCTTTATTGGTTTAGTCTGTTTAGTTATTGGTACTGGCTTTTTCAAACCAAATATGCCCTCCATCTTAGGAGAGATGTATAAAGACTTACCCGAAAAGAAGGATGGAGCATATACAATCTTTTACATGGGCGTGAATGCGGGTGCATTCTTTGGAATGATGCTTTGTGGTTATATCGCCGAAACTCAAGGATGGCATTGGGGATTTGGTTTGGCAGGAATCTTTATGTTTTTAGGAACATTGCAGTTTGTTTTTGCAAAACCTTTAATGGGAAATTTAGGCGTTTTAAATAAATCAAAAGAACATAAAGAAATTAAATCCTTAGAAGAGTCTGATACACGAAATCCATTTACGTCACTTGATTATCTATTAATAGCAATTATTTCCGTCATTGGATTTTTGTATGCCTTTAACGATCCTTTGTCTAAAAATGGCATTGTAGACATGTTTAGTGCATTAGATTTACCCTTCTTAAGGGGTCAATATCTCATGATTATTATCGCGTTGATTCTTTTTATTTACCTGATTATATCACGTATTTTACGCTATGATAAAGTAGTGCGGGACCGGATGTTTGCTGTTGTTTTTCTGGGATTCTTCTTGATTTTCTTCTTTATGAGTTTCGAGCAAGGTGCTACATCATTAGTACTTGTAGCACGTGATAACATTGATAGAAGTTTAACGGGTGGAACACTTACTATTTTCAACGTGCTGAATGCATTATTAACCGTTGTTCCTTTAGCGCTTATATCCTATGTATTGATTAAACTCGCACAAGCTACCTGGAAAAAAATAGCGTTATCAAATGTTATTTTAATCATTTGTTTTGCTTTGATATGGGGGGCAGTCATTTGGATGTTGAAAAATGAGTTTTCTAAGGAAACATCAGAAATTAAAGTTTCTTGGTTCTCTACTTTAAACTCATTCTTCATTATCGCTTTAGCATCGACGGTTTCCAAATTATGGGAATCGAAATATAACCCATCTGCAGCCATGAAGTATGGTTATGGATTGATACTGGTTGCCATTGGTTACTTAATTATTGGATTAGGGTCTTGGGGAATTGCAGAAGGTGTTAAAATATCGATGATATTTTTAGTATTAACATATTTGTTTCACACCTTGGGAGAGCTATTTATTTCTCCAGTAGGTCTTTCGTATGTTTCAAAATTGGTTCCAGCGCGCATGTTAGCTTTTATGTTTGGAATCTGGTATCTAGCGATTGCAATTGCACAAAAAGTCGCTGCGGTGTTAGGAGGACAAGTAGAAACGATTCAACAGGAATATTCTTTAAGCCATTTCTTCTTTTTGTTTACAGCAATTCCAGCTGCAGCAGGTTTATTGGTTATGGTCTTAAACCCAATTATTAAAAAATTAATGCACGGTATAAAATAA
- a CDS encoding peptide MFS transporter, which yields MSKQGQQTLEEVQQFEGKYPKQIWSLFFSEMWERFCFYGMRGMLVFFMTTQLNFAEKEANLQYGATQAFVYAFTFIGGLFADKILGFRKSLFWGGVLMIVGSALLATDPHQFFFFGLAFIIIGTGFFKPNISTMVGELYRADDNRRDAGFSLFYAGINLGAFLGGYICVAIGKGYMLASFIDEAHRWNVAFGLAAVGMLISLINFYFTQRQLGPIGLQPGNADATIKTKPLPKWVEYAVYIGTLLLIPLIQIMVSKTQYTDYFMYLIGPLTLIYLFYEMTQVSKVERNKLIAALVFILFSIIFWGIYEQSGGSLSIFAAKNLNDSMLGGLLHLDPNGVNNSGGAFFIIILAPVFGLLWIWLSKRKLEPNTLIKFGLGFIFLGLGYYVLFGTKFFAQDGVASLDIFTLALLVITVGELCLSPIGLSIMTKLSPARLQGIMMGMWFLASAYGQYVAGLIGAHMAEAREGDSLMDKLITYTDSYKQLGIYSLIAGVILIALSPLVKKLMGGVK from the coding sequence ATGTCAAAACAGGGACAACAAACATTAGAGGAAGTTCAACAATTTGAAGGAAAATATCCAAAACAGATTTGGAGTTTATTTTTCTCAGAAATGTGGGAACGGTTTTGCTTTTACGGTATGCGAGGCATGCTGGTTTTCTTTATGACAACCCAGCTCAATTTTGCAGAAAAAGAAGCAAATTTGCAGTACGGTGCAACACAAGCATTTGTGTATGCTTTTACTTTTATTGGAGGATTATTTGCCGATAAAATTTTAGGATTTAGAAAATCTCTTTTTTGGGGAGGAGTTTTGATGATTGTTGGAAGTGCCTTATTGGCAACAGATCCACATCAATTTTTCTTTTTCGGTTTAGCCTTTATCATTATTGGTACAGGTTTCTTCAAACCGAACATTTCAACAATGGTAGGCGAGTTGTATCGTGCAGATGACAATCGTCGCGATGCAGGTTTCTCTTTGTTTTATGCTGGTATTAATTTGGGTGCATTTTTAGGTGGTTACATTTGTGTTGCCATTGGAAAAGGTTATATGTTGGCTTCCTTTATTGATGAGGCGCATCGTTGGAATGTAGCTTTTGGTTTGGCTGCGGTGGGTATGTTGATCAGTTTGATCAATTTCTATTTCACACAGCGTCAGTTAGGGCCAATTGGTCTACAACCAGGAAATGCAGATGCTACTATTAAAACAAAACCATTACCAAAATGGGTAGAATATGCGGTATATATAGGAACTTTGTTATTAATACCATTGATTCAGATAATGGTATCTAAAACACAGTATACCGATTATTTTATGTACCTCATAGGTCCATTAACATTGATCTATCTCTTCTATGAAATGACACAAGTTTCTAAAGTAGAAAGAAATAAACTGATTGCTGCACTAGTATTTATCTTATTTTCCATTATCTTTTGGGGTATTTATGAACAAAGTGGAGGTTCTTTAAGCATTTTTGCTGCCAAGAATTTAAATGATTCCATGCTAGGTGGCCTGTTACATTTAGATCCCAATGGCGTTAATAACTCAGGAGGAGCATTCTTCATTATCATTTTAGCACCCGTTTTTGGTTTATTATGGATTTGGTTATCAAAAAGAAAATTAGAACCAAACACACTTATAAAATTTGGCTTAGGTTTTATTTTCTTAGGATTAGGCTATTATGTCTTATTTGGTACTAAATTCTTTGCGCAGGACGGGGTTGCTTCATTGGATATATTCACACTGGCACTTTTAGTGATTACCGTTGGTGAGTTATGTTTATCGCCTATTGGTTTATCGATCATGACAAAATTATCGCCTGCGAGATTACAAGGTATTATGATGGGGATGTGGTTTTTAGCGAGTGCTTATGGACAATATGTAGCAGGACTTATTGGTGCCCATATGGCTGAAGCAAGAGAAGGCGATTCCTTAATGGATAAATTGATTACGTATACCGATAGCTATAAGCAATTAGGTATTTATTCACTCATTGCGGGTGTAATTTTAATCGCATTGTCGCCACTTGTGAAAAAGCTAATGGGAGGTGTGAAATAA
- a CDS encoding acyl-ACP desaturase, protein MQELPLNLPEGSRKEVMSYLEPFMLNEMSDYLKPVEEMWQPADFLPDASRDTFFEEVRDLQESARELPYDLVAVLVGDTVTEEALPTYESWLAMVEDVDKNEQGGWMKWVRAWTAEENRHGDLLNKYLYLSGRIDMRQFEISTQYLIKDGFDIGTGADPYRNFIYTSFQELATNVSHRRVAGLSKKSGDKLLAKMCGVIASDEARHAKAYMSFISQALVVDPSEVMIAFEDMMRKKIVMPAQFLREAGEPQGEAFAHFSDAAQRLGVYTALDYVEILQELNTDWKIDQVTGLNEKGEKARDYLLKLPDRLARLADRMKIPEKEYKFKWIYDQK, encoded by the coding sequence ATGCAAGAATTACCTCTAAATTTACCCGAAGGCTCACGTAAAGAAGTCATGAGCTATTTGGAACCGTTCATGTTAAACGAAATGAGCGATTACCTAAAGCCTGTAGAAGAAATGTGGCAACCCGCAGATTTTCTACCGGATGCTTCTAGAGATACATTTTTTGAAGAAGTTAGAGATTTACAGGAGAGTGCAAGGGAACTTCCATATGATTTAGTTGCTGTTCTAGTTGGAGATACCGTTACAGAAGAAGCTTTACCAACCTATGAATCCTGGTTAGCTATGGTTGAAGATGTGGATAAGAATGAGCAAGGTGGTTGGATGAAATGGGTACGCGCTTGGACTGCTGAGGAAAATCGCCATGGAGATCTTTTGAATAAGTATCTCTATTTATCTGGAAGAATTGATATGCGTCAATTCGAAATATCAACACAATATTTGATTAAAGATGGTTTTGATATCGGTACTGGAGCCGACCCTTACCGTAACTTTATCTATACCTCTTTTCAAGAGCTGGCTACTAACGTATCGCACAGACGTGTAGCAGGACTTTCTAAAAAAAGTGGCGATAAGCTTCTAGCAAAAATGTGTGGGGTAATTGCTTCAGATGAGGCACGCCATGCGAAAGCATATATGTCTTTTATTTCACAAGCTTTAGTTGTAGACCCTAGTGAGGTAATGATTGCTTTTGAAGATATGATGCGTAAAAAAATTGTAATGCCAGCACAATTCTTAAGAGAGGCTGGTGAACCTCAAGGTGAAGCCTTTGCACACTTCTCTGATGCGGCACAACGTCTTGGTGTATATACCGCATTAGATTATGTCGAAATCTTACAAGAACTCAATACAGACTGGAAAATTGATCAGGTAACAGGTTTGAATGAAAAAGGAGAAAAAGCAAGAGATTATTTGTTAAAACTTCCAGATCGCTTGGCTCGCTTAGCCGATCGGATGAAAATTCCAGAAAAAGAATACAAATTTAAATGGATCTACGATCAGAAATAA
- a CDS encoding cysteine desulfurase: protein MKNFDINKIRADFPILKREVNGKPLVYFDNGATTHKPQSVIDAISHYYSDMNSNVHRGVHYLSQISTDAFEETRRNVQAFIHAKYDHEIIITTGTTHSINIIATCFGKQNISAGDEIIISAMEHHSNIVPWQMICEEKEAKLKVIPMNEKGELDIEAYKTLFSDKTKIVALTYVSNSLGTINPVKEMIAIAHMHQVPVLLDAAQAIQHIKIDVQDLDVDFLAFSGHKMYGPTGVGVLYGKEAALNAIPPYQGGGDMIKEVTFEKTIYNDLPFKFEAGTPNIEAGICLNAAISYINEIGLEQIAAYEEELLAYAQEQLATVPGIRFIGTAAYKSSVISFLIDGTHPYDVGVILDKLGIAVRTGHHCAQPVMDQFGIPGTIRASLAMYNTKEEVDILVAGLKRATSMLV from the coding sequence TTGAAAAATTTCGATATAAACAAAATTAGAGCAGATTTCCCAATCTTAAAAAGAGAAGTCAATGGCAAGCCCTTAGTGTATTTTGATAATGGAGCAACAACGCATAAACCACAGTCTGTGATCGATGCCATTAGCCATTATTATTCAGATATGAATAGTAATGTGCACCGCGGTGTTCATTATTTAAGCCAGATTTCTACGGATGCTTTTGAGGAGACAAGACGCAATGTTCAAGCATTTATACATGCGAAATATGATCATGAAATTATCATCACCACGGGAACAACCCACAGTATTAACATTATTGCGACTTGTTTTGGAAAGCAAAATATTTCTGCTGGTGATGAGATCATTATTTCTGCAATGGAACACCACTCAAATATCGTCCCTTGGCAAATGATTTGTGAAGAAAAAGAGGCTAAATTGAAGGTGATTCCTATGAATGAAAAAGGAGAATTGGATATAGAAGCTTATAAGACTTTGTTTTCTGACAAGACGAAAATTGTTGCCCTTACCTATGTTTCGAATTCTTTAGGGACAATCAATCCGGTTAAAGAGATGATTGCAATCGCACATATGCATCAAGTACCTGTTTTATTAGATGCAGCTCAAGCTATTCAACATATTAAAATAGATGTTCAGGATCTGGATGTTGATTTCCTAGCCTTCTCTGGTCATAAAATGTATGGACCTACAGGTGTTGGTGTTTTATATGGAAAAGAAGCGGCCCTAAATGCAATCCCACCTTATCAAGGAGGGGGTGACATGATTAAGGAGGTGACTTTTGAAAAAACAATTTATAACGACTTACCGTTCAAATTTGAAGCAGGTACACCTAATATTGAAGCTGGTATTTGTTTGAATGCCGCCATTTCTTATATCAATGAAATTGGTCTTGAACAAATTGCTGCTTATGAAGAGGAGTTGTTAGCCTATGCTCAAGAACAGTTGGCTACTGTACCAGGCATTCGTTTTATTGGTACTGCGGCGTATAAAAGCTCTGTTATTTCTTTTCTAATTGATGGCACTCATCCCTATGATGTTGGTGTCATATTAGACAAGTTGGGGATTGCTGTTCGTACAGGACATCATTGTGCACAACCTGTCATGGATCAGTTTGGAATTCCAGGAACAATTCGCGCTTCTTTGGCTATGTACAATACAAAAGAGGAAGTAGATATATTAGTTGCTGGCTTGAAAAGAGCTACAAGTATGTTAGTTTAA
- a CDS encoding SufE family protein, which translates to MTINEIQDELIDDFSFFTDWMEKYEYIIQLGKEVPLIDEEHKKDDYIIKGCQSKVWLFPEVKEGKVYFTADSDAIITKGLVSLMVKVLSGHTAKEIVDANLYFIDKIGLNEHLSPTRANGLLSMIKQMKLYALALQARG; encoded by the coding sequence ATGACGATTAACGAAATACAAGATGAATTAATTGATGATTTCTCTTTCTTTACAGATTGGATGGAAAAATATGAATACATCATTCAACTGGGAAAAGAAGTTCCATTAATAGACGAAGAACATAAAAAAGATGATTATATTATCAAAGGATGCCAATCGAAAGTTTGGTTGTTTCCTGAGGTAAAAGAAGGAAAAGTGTATTTCACAGCAGACAGTGATGCGATTATTACAAAAGGACTGGTTAGCTTAATGGTAAAGGTATTGTCTGGTCATACAGCGAAAGAAATTGTGGATGCTAATTTATATTTTATCGATAAAATTGGACTCAATGAACATCTTTCTCCAACTCGAGCAAATGGATTGTTGTCCATGATCAAGCAAATGAAATTATATGCACTAGCGTTACAGGCGAGGGGGTAG
- the odhB gene encoding 2-oxoglutarate dehydrogenase complex dihydrolipoyllysine-residue succinyltransferase, with translation MSLEIKVPTVGESITEVTLSQWLKQDGDYVEMDENIAELESDKATFELPAEKAGILRIIAQEGDTLEIGAVVCTIEEGGAPAGDAKPAAVASEEKTAAPAANSAADENPDSYAAGTASPAAAKILREKGIDPTSIKGTGKEGRITKEDAEKAQVVAKVAAPVKEAPKAEAPVAVAGARNERREKMTSLRKTIAKRLVAVKNETAMLTTFNEVNMQPIMDLRAKYKDSFKEKHGVGLGFMSFFTKAVTTALKEWPAVNARIEENELVYSDFADISIAVSAPKGLVVPVLRNAESMSLHEIEKGIGALAVKARDNKLTIDEMTGGTFTITNGGVFGSMMSTPIINAPQSAILGMHNIIQRPIAENGQVVIRPMMYIALSYDHRIIDGRESVSFLVRVKQLLEDPARLLLEV, from the coding sequence ATGAGCTTAGAAATTAAAGTACCAACCGTAGGTGAATCCATTACTGAGGTAACTCTTTCACAATGGTTGAAACAAGATGGCGATTACGTTGAAATGGACGAGAATATCGCTGAATTGGAATCTGATAAAGCAACTTTTGAATTGCCAGCTGAAAAAGCGGGTATCTTAAGAATTATTGCTCAAGAAGGTGATACTTTAGAAATCGGTGCTGTAGTATGTACTATCGAAGAAGGTGGTGCTCCTGCAGGTGATGCAAAACCTGCTGCCGTTGCTTCTGAAGAGAAAACTGCTGCTCCTGCAGCAAATAGTGCTGCTGATGAAAACCCAGATTCTTATGCTGCTGGTACAGCATCTCCTGCTGCCGCAAAAATTTTAAGAGAAAAAGGAATTGATCCTACTTCCATCAAAGGAACTGGAAAAGAAGGTCGTATTACAAAAGAAGATGCTGAAAAAGCTCAGGTAGTTGCAAAAGTAGCTGCTCCAGTAAAAGAGGCTCCAAAAGCAGAAGCTCCAGTTGCTGTAGCTGGTGCACGCAACGAACGTCGTGAAAAAATGACTTCTTTACGTAAAACAATTGCTAAACGTTTAGTTGCTGTAAAAAATGAAACAGCTATGTTAACAACGTTTAACGAAGTAAACATGCAACCAATCATGGATTTACGTGCTAAATACAAAGATTCGTTCAAAGAGAAACATGGTGTAGGTCTTGGATTCATGTCATTTTTCACAAAAGCAGTGACAACAGCATTAAAAGAATGGCCTGCTGTAAATGCTCGAATTGAAGAAAATGAGTTGGTATATTCTGATTTTGCAGATATTTCAATCGCAGTTTCTGCTCCTAAAGGATTGGTTGTTCCTGTTCTTCGTAATGCGGAATCAATGTCATTACACGAAATCGAAAAAGGAATTGGCGCTTTAGCTGTTAAAGCTCGTGATAATAAATTAACGATTGATGAAATGACTGGTGGTACATTTACAATCACCAATGGTGGTGTATTTGGTTCGATGATGTCAACTCCAATTATCAATGCACCTCAGTCAGCAATCTTAGGGATGCACAATATCATTCAACGCCCAATCGCTGAGAATGGTCAAGTAGTTATCCGCCCAATGATGTACATCGCTTTATCTTATGATCACCGTATCATCGATGGTCGCGAGTCAGTAAGCTTCTTGGTACGTGTTAAACAATTACTAGAAGATCCTGCTCGTTTATTATTAGAAGTATAA
- a CDS encoding 2-oxoglutarate dehydrogenase E1 component, whose protein sequence is MDKLTYLSNADSSYIDGLYQAYKQDPESVDFGWQKFFEGFDFGQNTGESVGISSDATPDHVLKEINVLNMINGYRDRGHLFTHTNPVRERRKYYPGKELETFGLSESDMNTIFNAGVEVGLGPAKLQDIRQLIEDTYCRSIGAEFKYIRNPEKIKWLQDRMEADRNKPTYSLDIKKRILDKLNHAVAFESFLGTKFLGQKRFSLEGAESLIPALDAVIEKGSELGIQEFVIGMAHRGRLNVLTNIMGKPYKTVFSEFEGKTYAEDPEINFGGDVKYHLGYSTDVKTNDGKTIHLSLAPNPSHLETVDPIVEGLVRSKIDMKYEGDSSKIAPIAIHGDAAIAGQGVVYEVTQMSKLDGYKTGGTIHIVINNQIGFTTNYKDARSGTYCTDVAKITSSPVFHVNGDDAEALVYAIKLAVEYRQKYKTDVFIDLLCYRRFGHNEADEPKFTQPLLYKIIEKHPNPKEVYAKKLIDEGSIDEAYSKKIEKEFKAVLQEKLEESKEVVNLTEETPMFSGAWKGLRPAKKGESFTPVKTNVSDKLFLQLAKEITTLPKDKAFFRKISRLFEDRAKMIEKDSYDWAMGELMAYATLLNEGGRVRISGQDVQRGTFSHRHAVLTLENSEETYTPLANITGGDKFSIFNSLLSEYAVLGFEYGYASANPHALTIWEAQFGDFYNGAQIIVDQYLSSAETKWKRSNGLVMLLPHGMEGQGPEHSSARIERFLELCANENLILANCTTPANYFHLLRRQQVREFRKPLVAFTPKSLLRHPRVVSPLKDFTSKTFQEVIDDANVSAKDVKRVLFCSGKVYYDLLEKQETDKRKDIALVRLEQLFPIPEEQLKTIRKKYNKATEFLWVQEENENMGAWPFYCRKLMNTTIAFTGVVSRKESGSTATGYMKQHVAQQAEILNKSFE, encoded by the coding sequence ATGGACAAACTTACATATTTGAGTAACGCTGATTCGAGCTATATCGACGGGTTATATCAAGCGTACAAACAAGATCCAGAATCCGTAGATTTTGGCTGGCAAAAATTTTTTGAAGGTTTTGATTTTGGTCAAAACACAGGTGAAAGTGTTGGTATTTCTTCAGATGCAACACCAGACCATGTTCTAAAGGAAATAAATGTATTGAACATGATTAATGGCTACAGAGACCGTGGTCATTTATTTACACATACAAATCCAGTACGTGAGCGTCGCAAATATTACCCTGGAAAAGAATTAGAAACATTTGGCCTTTCTGAATCTGACATGAACACCATCTTTAACGCAGGTGTTGAAGTTGGTTTAGGTCCTGCCAAATTACAAGATATTAGACAATTAATTGAAGATACGTACTGCCGTTCTATTGGTGCAGAATTCAAATATATCCGTAACCCTGAAAAAATTAAATGGTTACAGGATCGTATGGAGGCTGACCGCAACAAACCGACATACTCTTTAGACATCAAGAAAAGAATCTTAGATAAATTAAACCATGCTGTTGCTTTTGAGAGTTTTTTAGGAACTAAATTTTTAGGTCAGAAACGCTTTTCTCTTGAAGGTGCAGAGAGTTTAATCCCTGCTTTAGATGCCGTTATCGAAAAAGGTTCGGAATTAGGAATTCAAGAGTTTGTTATCGGTATGGCTCACCGTGGTCGTTTAAACGTATTAACAAATATCATGGGCAAACCTTACAAAACGGTATTCTCAGAATTTGAAGGTAAAACCTATGCAGAAGATCCAGAAATAAACTTCGGTGGTGATGTGAAATATCACTTGGGTTATTCTACGGATGTAAAAACAAATGATGGAAAAACGATCCATTTAAGTTTAGCGCCTAACCCTTCTCACTTAGAAACAGTAGATCCAATTGTGGAAGGTTTAGTCCGTTCAAAAATTGACATGAAATACGAAGGAGATTCTTCTAAAATCGCTCCTATTGCTATTCATGGTGATGCTGCTATTGCTGGACAAGGTGTTGTGTATGAAGTAACACAAATGTCAAAATTGGATGGCTACAAAACTGGTGGTACAATCCATATTGTCATCAACAACCAAATTGGCTTTACAACAAATTATAAGGATGCACGTTCGGGTACTTACTGTACAGATGTGGCAAAAATTACTTCATCTCCAGTATTCCATGTGAATGGTGACGATGCTGAAGCTTTAGTATATGCGATCAAACTAGCAGTTGAATATCGTCAAAAATACAAAACTGATGTTTTCATTGACTTGCTATGTTATAGAAGATTTGGTCACAATGAGGCTGATGAACCTAAGTTCACGCAACCTTTATTGTATAAAATAATCGAAAAGCATCCTAATCCAAAAGAAGTTTATGCTAAAAAATTGATTGATGAAGGAAGTATTGATGAAGCTTATTCAAAAAAGATCGAGAAAGAATTCAAAGCTGTTCTTCAAGAAAAATTAGAAGAATCTAAAGAAGTAGTCAACTTAACAGAGGAAACTCCAATGTTTTCTGGTGCTTGGAAAGGTTTACGTCCTGCTAAAAAAGGTGAATCATTCACGCCAGTAAAAACAAATGTTTCGGATAAGCTATTTTTGCAATTAGCAAAAGAAATTACAACACTTCCTAAAGATAAAGCGTTCTTCCGTAAAATATCACGCTTGTTTGAAGATCGTGCAAAGATGATTGAAAAAGATTCTTACGATTGGGCAATGGGCGAATTAATGGCTTATGCTACTTTATTAAACGAAGGTGGTCGTGTTCGTATCTCTGGTCAAGATGTACAACGTGGTACATTTTCCCACAGACATGCGGTTCTAACGTTAGAAAATTCAGAAGAGACTTATACACCTTTAGCAAATATTACTGGTGGAGACAAATTCTCGATCTTTAATTCATTGTTATCTGAATATGCTGTATTAGGTTTTGAATATGGTTACGCATCTGCTAACCCACATGCTTTGACTATTTGGGAAGCACAATTCGGAGATTTCTACAATGGTGCACAAATTATAGTGGATCAATACTTATCTTCTGCTGAAACGAAATGGAAACGTTCGAATGGTCTAGTGATGTTATTACCTCACGGTATGGAAGGTCAAGGTCCAGAACATTCTTCTGCTCGTATCGAAAGATTCTTAGAATTGTGTGCGAATGAAAACTTAATCTTAGCGAATTGTACAACACCAGCAAACTATTTTCACTTATTACGTCGTCAACAAGTTCGTGAATTCCGTAAACCATTAGTTGCTTTTACACCAAAATCATTATTACGTCATCCAAGAGTAGTATCACCTTTAAAAGATTTTACATCAAAAACTTTCCAAGAGGTAATCGACGATGCAAATGTAAGCGCGAAAGATGTAAAACGTGTATTATTCTGCTCTGGTAAAGTATATTACGATTTATTAGAAAAACAAGAGACGGATAAACGCAAAGATATCGCTCTAGTGAGATTGGAGCAATTGTTCCCTATTCCAGAAGAGCAATTGAAAACAATCCGTAAAAAATACAACAAAGCAACCGAATTTCTTTGGGTACAAGAAGAAAACGAGAACATGGGTGCTTGGCCTTTCTACTGTCGCAAATTAATGAATACAACAATTGCATTCACTGGAGTTGTTTCTCGCAAAGAGAGTGGAAGTACCGCTACAGGTTACATGAAACAACACGTAGCACAACAAGCTGAAATTTTAAATAAATCATTCGAATAA